The following nucleotide sequence is from Ignavibacteriales bacterium.
TTGTTTCTGCCAACCAATTTGCTTCCCTGATATTTCTCAAATCCCAAAACGGATGAACAATCATTATTACATTTCTTTTGTTCTTCCCATAGAAGAAAATTACAGGTAAGCCGTGAATCTCTCCTCTCTCGGCTGTTTCAGAATTAGAATAGAATGATGAGAAGAACGAATCTCTTAATTCAGTCGCAAACACTAACCAATCTCGCAATTCAATGTAGTCATTGAAATTTCCATCAGTGCCACACACATAAGTTGAATCACTCATTACTCTCATCATTGCCAAACCTAATCTCCAATCAAGTAAACTGTGATAGTTCATGTTCCTGTAAACTTTCAAACAATCATAGCAGGCATCCTTACACCCGTATTGATGTGCATGAGTATGAATCTTTCCCAAATAATTATTCGGGTCTAATGGATTAATTGCTTCGTCAAGAATGTTTTGAAAGTTGTTGTATAAATATCTCACGAATCCTGAACCATTTGGCAATTCATCTGTAAGAATAATTTCTGCAATTTTTCTGTCTGTTCCATCGTCAAGCGTTTTCATTGATATGTCTGCAATCTCAATTTCAGTTGGATCAACATCAAGTTTGTCAGCTAAAATTCTTTGCAATAAAAACGCTGCAGAATAATATCCTGAACGAACTCCGTTTGATTGTGCTTTGATATGAGGCAAATCTGTCTCTCTTGAAAACATATTCAGGTCTAACTCCAATGAAATTGTTGCAGGCGCTATTCTGAAAATTTCTGTTTTCTTATTGCTTGCCAAAGCAATTTGTTCATCTTGTCCGGCTGCATTGTTCTGAACGAAAATTGAATAACCATTTGAATTTGAATTAACCGCCAAATCATTTACTAACCACTGGTTGTTAAACCAAAACCCAATTACTGAATTAAATGGAAATCTGTTGTTCGTGTTGTAAAGTTTTCCTGTGAAATATCTGTCAGAGTTTGTGTTCACTCTCCAAGTTACATCTTTGTCGCTAATGATTAAGTCCGCATTGTTTACAACTTGATGTTGGTCAGGATTTGCAGGGTCATTTATTTTCTCTGCAAAAATTGGTGGTCTTGACAAAAGCAATTCTGAATCATCTTTTGAATCACTACCTAAAGAAAGATTTGTCCTGTAAGCTCTAGGAGATTTCAACTTTATTGGTCTCTGATATTTATCTGGGTTTACTTCACCACAATTCGGGCAACTATCAAATTGATTTTGTCCTTCTAATTCCATCTTTCTTTCTTCTGAATAAGTTTCAAAAAAACCGCAAGCCCTGCAACGAACAAACCAACGGTTCAACGAAAACGGAAGTTGGTTGCTTGTTCTTGCATTGATCACTGTTTCCTTTCCGTGAATTCTTGTATTGATAATGTCGCTTGTGAAACCAATAACTTGATGAATTGCTTTGTCTTTTGTTTTTTGTGCTCCCGGTGCAAACTCATAAATCGCCATTGACTGTGATCTGTCAATTGAAAGCGGTTCTAAATGATTGTTGATACTATGATATAAATTTCTGATTGTAGTTGGCATTCCAAACATTGGAAGTATTCCGCCTTCAGCTAATTTTTCTGAAACATCAGTCGTTGCAATTTCCTCATTGTTGATTATGCTTTGTGCTTTTTCAATTAGACCGTTTGCACCTGTTGTATCTGTTATCCATGTAATTAAATCATTTCTCCTTACTTGCAAGGCCGGTGTTATCAAAGCATCAATTGTTGCTTCAATCTTTGTCCGGCTGTTGTTTATCCAATGAATGATTTGTGCTTTGTAATCTGTCCAATTCATTTGTGCATCACCAATGTTTCCAAACTCACCATGCACACTTGATTTTTCGTCGTTTGTTATGTCAATGCTTTCATCAATGTATGCTTTCCTGAAAATTTCTTTTGCAAGTAGTCGTTTGAATATCCTATCTTGATTCATAGTGAGGAATGGAGTAGGTGGTGAATCACCTGTTATTTTATGAGGATTTGAAAAATAAAATTCGTCATGACTTCTACCTCTACAAAAAGTTAGAATCACTGAATATGCTTGTCCTCTCCGTCCTGCACGACCAACTCTTTGTTGGTAGTTAAATCTTTGTGGTGGCATATTTCCTAACATCACCGCTTGCAATGCCCCTATATCAACACCAACTTCAAGTGTTGTTGTTACACTCAATAAGTCAATAGTTTTTACTTGCCTGATACCTTCGTCCGGTAAAATGATATTTCTGAAATGCCGTTGCCTCTCAAACTGGTCATCAGTTTGTCCTGTCAATTCTTCGCAATGCAAACGTATTGGTTGCCTTTTTTCTTTTATTGCATTGTACGATAGATAATTTTCTTCCCAAATATCATCACATACACTGTCGGGTTGGAGTTTCAAAGGAGTTACTGAATATGTGCAGATGCCTCCGCTAAAATGCAAGTGTGGTCTGCTTCCTCTCGGGCTTGTCCAAACTGGATCGGTTGCCCGCGCAACTTTGATGAAAAGATTTTCAATTTGAATTCCTGTATCACCTGCAAGCAATCCGCTTGTTGAAAGTGTTGTGAATACTGCATCACCAATTTCAGTTTCTTGTTTTGAATATCTTGCCGCAACTACACGGATGTATTTTTTCACTTGTCCTGGAAGTTCCCTGTATGCTGTGAAGTTAAAAGGGTCAGCATCATCAACTTTGTTGTGCTTGTATTTGTCTCCTAATATTCTGATAGTGGAATTTACAATTTGCATAAACTCATTTCTTGCAATTGCAACTGCGTTTGCTTGGTTAGTGATAACTTGCAATACAGGATTGATGCTTATATAACCCAACGCAGAAGATTCAAACGAATAAAAAAGAGAACCGAAAAACATAGAAGCGAGATTTGTGAAAGTTCCATCTCTCATTTCTGCAATAAACTCATCACTGATTCCAGCATTCCATTCTTCCCTTTCAAAGTTTATCAATTCATACCAAGGAACAAATCTTCCGTTCAACGGTTTTGATTGCAATGAAATGTCATTCCCACCGGGGTTTATTCCTAAATTAACAAACTGTTTTATGAGTGGCGCAAGGTTTACTGAATTGGTAATGTGAACCAACTCTCTCACATTTATCAAGAGTGAACGGTATTCATTCAACTTTGAAATTACATCTTCTTTTTCTCTTAGCCGATTTGTATTAGTTCCGGTGTAGTTTGATTTCTCAAATAAGTATTCTACTTCGTCAAAAATAGTTTGTGATTGTAATCGGAATTCTGCTTGCTTCGTTATGTCGCCACTATCAAACGCATTTACAATTTGAAACCGTAACATCAGGTTAGTGTGAAGTTCACTCACTAAAATTTCTCTCAACAAATCTGTGAAGTGATTTCTTTCAATTCCGTTTGCAATTTGTGCTGCATCTTCACGACTATCAGAAAACACAACCAACTTTCTTTCTGATTCGTTGTCAGGCAACTGATACATCAATTCCTTTGCAAACATTTGTGTTGTCTTGGCAAAACCGGTTCTGAAACCTCTGATTGATGTTGTCTTTACTTTCCGTGAATCATTTCTCCTTCTCTGATTATTCAAACCACAACACGGGCAAACATTTGGCAAAGCCCGATGTGTTTCTCTTGTGTCAATATTCCCGCTTGCATCAGGAAAGGCAATATCTCTGTTTGAACCGTTCTGTGTAATTGTGAAGTAGTATCCTTTAATCCAATTGTTGCTCTCTGCGTTTGCCTTTTCATGTGAAAAATCAATATCACCTGAAATGCAATTGAGTGATGCCGGGATCCAATTTGATTCATAGTTGCCTTGATTAAATCCGTTCACTGTTGTTTGCCGCCAATAGTCAACAGGAATTCCATGTTCACGGTCATGCTTTGTGAACTCTTGATTACCGCAAGCCCAAAAAACTGCGAATTCTTGGAAACTTCTTTTCTCAACAAGTTTTGCCGATGTTTTTTCCGGTACGCCTTCAATGTTTGGACTAATAGGAAGCAATTCAAAAGAATGGTTACCCGATTCATTTCTTGTAACTAATCGACTTCCTCCAAACAAAGTTGTTCCGCAATTATCGCAATAGAGTAATTCTAAAATCCGGTTTCCTCTTTCAGAATTTATTCTTGTTGTTGAATAAAGTTTTCCGGCTGTCCTTTCTCCGTCTGCGAATGCATCATTATCAATATCATCTGCTTTTACTGAGGCCCATATTCCTTCTATATTTCTAAAGAAGTAATGAAACCTGAACCTTGGTAATTTTCTTTCATCAGGAATAGCATTGGCGATTGCTTGAAATTGCATTTCATCCAACAGTGCTCTTGTGATGAGTAAACCTCTCAAAGCATTTTGTAAATCTTCTTTTGAAGTTGTGTTTTCAAAAATGGTTTCTGCAAAATATTTTCCTGTTGCATCATCGCCGTTTGCTTTGATTGAACAAACTGCTTTGTAATCATCGCAAGGAGAATACAATCTTTCTTTCAGTTGAAATGAAGGATTTGTAATTACTGAAAGTAATTTTTCAATCCCGCTTCCCCGCTGCGCAATGTTGAATGCGGTTGCTATTTGGGTTGCTGCAGTTTCGCAAGTTACAATGAAAGTTGTGTTTGAAATATTTCCTTTCGCCAAAGAAAATTCTTTCGCAATTTTTTTGAAAGGATTTAACGGAAGTTTTCTTCCATTTTCGGGAAAAGGAGTAACATGATTATTTACTCCTTCAATCAGTTTGAACTTTCTGTCAAAATGTTCTTGGCTCACACCAAAGAAATCACAAATAAAATTTTTACTGTCTTTGTTTCCGCTTTCAAGGGATGCACTTGATGCAAGTATACGTAACTGTGGGTGATGTGGATGTAGTCCTAAGCGGTTAAGCACAAGTTTGAGCAAGTATGCTACCTCTGTGCCTTGTGTGCCTCTATACAAGTGTAACTCATCAATGATTAAATGAAAAATCCGATTTGGTTTTGCTGCTGCTCTTTCTGCTTCCGGTAAATCTTCACAAGCCAACCATTCTTTTGTTTCATCAAATATTCCTTTGTCAATATCCCTCATTAACATTATGCTCAGCATGGAATAGTTTGTAATGAGAATGTCAGGTGGTGCAACTTGCATATCAAATCGGCTTCTCATTTCTGAACCATCTAAGCGTTGGTAAAAAGATTTTAATTCTCTTGCTTCGTTTCTGGTTTTTCCTGTTGTTCGGATGTATTGTTCAACCCTGTCTGAATCAGTTTCAATTTGTCGCAACACTTCAACCAACTGATTAACTTTTCTCTTGTTGATTACAGTTCCATTGTCAGTGATTTTTTTCAACTCACCTGCAACAGGCGAACTACCATTGTATCTGCCGAAATAAATAGCATTTCCATTTGCGTTTGAATTCAGCCATTGCCTTGTATCATCTGAATCAAGTGCTTTTCTTAAGCGACTCATTTGGTCTTCAACCAATGCATTCATCGGGTAAAGAATTAATGCCCTAACTCCTGCTTTCCTTTTCTCATGTTGTCGTTGCCTTGCTGCATTACTCAAAGTAAAGTTTGAAGTGTTCACGATTTGAGTTGTGGTTAATCCTCCTTCTGATCTTTCTTTCCACCAAGTATTTACAGTTGCTGGTTTTGTTAATGGCGTTTGCCAGATGGTAAACTCTTTTGCCAGTTGAGCAAACAATGGCAACAAGAAAGATTCTGTTTTTCCTGAGCCTGTTCCTGATGTAATGATGCAATTGTTCCCTTCCAATGTTTGTTTTAACATTTCTGCTTGATGTGAATACAGTTTTATTGTTGATTGAAATAGTCCAGTTTTGACAAGCGTTTTAAAATTTTCTGCTTCGTGAATATTTAATGCATTGCCTAAGTCAGCAAGTGTTAAATCATCAATACACTTATTACTTGAAATGTAATCGGGTAACGGTTCGATCCACGGTTTACGGTAAAACACTCTATCAGAATTAAGTAATGCGTAGCGTTCTTTTTCTATACCGTCAAACTTTGTCCCGAATGCTGTTTTAACATAGCGGATAAAGTTTTCTTTTATCGTTTCAAATGAACCGATTGGATCTTTCATTTAAACCTCATTAAGATTATACTCTTGAATGTTCTGGCCTAGTTGGGAAAAAATATTATAAGTTAACGAAGGAATTAAGTTTCTATAGACCTCGTAAGTATTACCATTAATTATTTTAAGGTCAGGAACATATCCACTCATCAATGCTAGTGCTTTATTTATAAGCCTGGGTAATGGTACAGATATTGGGACAGCTAATGAACGGGCACTTTCATCAAAGAAAAGAACATTTTTCTGTAATTTATAAAGAACAAAATATCTTCCCCATTCTGGATCAATACCTTTATTTCGAACATTGTTATCTTTATAGCATTTTTGATTTTGCCAAAGTTTATATCTTATATGATAATTTGTAAAATGATATTTTAATAAGCATAGGTTCTTATCGAAATGATTTGTAGAAACTTCAAATTTTAACTTTGACGGGTTAAATATTTGTCTAGCCCATTCATAATCTATTTCTTCATCTTCTATAAGGATACCTTCATAATCAATGATTTTAGCTGAAGTTATTAATAATATAGGCTGTAATATAATTGAAGGATTAAATATGATTTTCAATCTATTACAAAGATATTGAAGACGTTCTTCACCAAAGTTATCTTTTCTATCACCCTGAACGGATAATCTAATAATTTGTGGAACGATAAAATCTAAACCTGTATTTGAGTTGATCGAATTTTCAATGCTTACCTTAATTCCCATTACCTTTGATATTCTGATCAAATCATTTATTAAATCCAAATACCTAGCCCCTATTAAAACAGCTTCCCTGCCAACAAAAGATTTATTAGGGATAAGAATTATCTGTGGTTTATTGATTACAATTTTTTGGCTAATATAATCAATGTCTATATGCCCTAAGCTTTCTATGTAGCGCAATGAAAGATATTTAATATAATTAAGGTTGCTAATTTTTTCTATACTATTATGATTGGTTACTATTTGTTCAAAAGTTGTAAAATATTTTTCAAAAGAAAGCTTTCCAGAACTAGATATAAATGACAACATAATATCTTTGCAAGAATTATAAATAACTTGTCTACGTAAATCCAATTTTATCGTTGAGCTTACTGTAGTATCTAATTCTGATAGAAAATGATGCTTGGATTGATCATATAAAGAATTTTCGGAAAGCTCGTTCTTGAATTCATTTCCATGCCATAGATATTCCATATCATCTCGTACTATTTCCGCCCAAGAATTTCTAAATGGAATTTCTAAATTACAGGTTGAATTATAAAATGGATTAATAACTCTAAATTCGGATATTTTGATTTGTTGCTCATTTTTGAGAAGTATTTCAATATTAATATCTCTTTTAATTTGTTTAGAAAGTTTAAAAGTTCTTGGATTTTCTCTGATATGTTCTAATTCGATTTCTTCATCGGTATCTGGATATTTAATAATTACATTGCTCTCGTTATAAATTTGAGGAATATTAACTGAGGAGTTTCCATCTTGTAAATAATCTCTTCGATTCAATTTTAAAAGATTGTTAAACGAACAACATGTTATTGATGACACTACGACATCATATTTTTTTAACAGTTCATCGGGTAAATTCTTTTTAACTCTGAAAAGGTATAGCTTATTTAATCCATCAAGATCTAATTGTTCTAAGTAATCAGTAATATTCTGATTGCAATATAGATTCAATTCATTAAGCCCCGATTCATTGCAAATTAACATAATTTCATCTGATAATTCTAAAGTGTCAGTTTCGATCCACCCATTTAAGGAATAATTTATTCCACTTCTAAAAAAGGTAATGTTTTTGCATTTAAAAACTGCTCTCCATTTGTTAAATTTATCCGTCAATATAAAATCATTGTTTGTAATAAGGGATTCTATGAGGTTTACATTAATTTTTTTGGACCAGTTATTTATTTCGTATTTCACTATAATTGATTCATTAAAAATCAACTCTTCTGGAAATTCATTATGTGAAAATATTCTAATAAAGAAATCTATTTTCCCATCATTAAAATTAATGTCCAATACCAATCTGATTGTTGCTAAAGTCCATGGTTTTACCATACCAATATCAATTTCTCTTTTTGAATAATATATTTCCTCACCATTCCACCTATCAAAAAATCTTTTAATAATTTTTATTAATAGATTTCCGATTTCATCATTGTTTTTTACTGCTTTAATCAGATTTATATTTAAATCAAGCTGTTGGCTGCTATTTATTAATAGACTTCTGATTTTTTCTTCTTTAATATTCGAATTGGGTAAAATATTATTTTGGAAAAAAAGTGTTGGAAGTTTTTTTATAGAGCTCAGTTTAATTAAGCATTGTGAAAGTGGTTTTGAAACAAACTTCCAATTAGGATTCCCAAATTCATGGATTTCAAAATAACCTTGCTCACAATTTTTTTCGTAAATTGACCAATATTCTAAATCTTCCCAAACTTTCTTCCAATTTTGTCTATTCGTTTGATTAGGCAAATGGGGTAATCCATTTTGGTTTAAAAATAGATTAACACGTTCATAGAAAGAATTAATATTGAGTTGTTCTTCGTTTGTTAATGGTAGAATGAAAAGAACAAGGTATGCAATGTATATTGGATATATGAATTCTTTTCGATTTTGATTTTTTGCTTCTTTATAATATTCAAAAACCCATAGTAATGTTTGTATAATATCCCTGTCATCTACTTTATTATTATATCCTGTTTTAACGGCATATAAAAAATCTTGCCAAATCTCTAAATTACTTTTATCAGATAATTCTTCTTTCCCAATATTAATAATATCTTCTTTTGTAATGTAGAGATAAACTTCCTTATCAGCCATGTCCTCATTAAAAAAAAAGGCAGCGATCAGATCATTCCATTGTTCATAATTCATTTTAAAATACTCATATCCTTTTCATATTGAAAAACATGACCAACATAAGAAGACATTGTTTCATCAAAGAGATTATTGATTGTAATTATTAGACCTATAATATAATGTATGGATTACAGTCGTTTTTGGTTACCTATATTCTAATACAATAACCTTTTCCATATAAGTTTAATCCAAGTTGTATTCTCATTAAGAATTTACAACTAATTCTTAGAAAATTGAATATGCCCATTTTTCTAATTACTTTTTGAAATTTATGTTGGTTCTTAATCAACAATTGATCATTAATTTTTTATTAGTAAATAAACTATTTCATTTTTTTTCTAATTCTTCCAGAACAAATATTTAATCTGGTTTTTGTAAAATATTTGATACAAGGTTAGATTTGATGAATTGATTTCTTTAATATTTATGAATGGGAATAGAAGAGAAATCCCTCCAATTATTGCAATGAACTTAGGAATTGGATAATGATTAAGCAAGTGGAATTTTATAATTAAAATTCAATTATGGTATAAGACATATAGTAATAACCAAACAAGGAGTTACTATGTGTTCTTTCACTATCGGTTGCGACCCTGAGCTCGTCTGTCGCCGCAACGGAAAATTTGTTCACGCCCACAATTTTTACAAATCCCACTCATCATTCGGCCTCGACGGAAATGAATCTATCTGCGAATTACGTCCGGGTTTTTCCGAGTCACCTCTAGACCTAACAGCAAAGATCAAAACAATTATTGATTACGGTCACGAACACCAACCAGAACTAGAATTTTACTCCGGCCACTTTCAAGATAGCTGTGCTCTTGGTGGACATATTCATTTCGGATGCGAACCAGATGACAAAATCATTTCAGCATTAGATATTACTCTTTACTCATTTTCAAACTGCACGGATGACAGAGAGCAAAGAATGAAACGAGAGAAATCCGGTTATGGAAAACGCAGATCATACAGAAAACAACCGCATGGTTTTGAGTACCGCACCCCAGGAAGTTTTCTTCTCTCACCTTCTACTACACTTGTTACACTTACACTAGCAAAGCTCGCCGTTTTAGCTGTAGCAGAAGATGATCTCGATTTAGATCTGGTCAAAGGAAGACAACATTCTTCAACATTTCTAAAGAACCTAAAAACAAATCTCAAAACAATTCCTTCAGACTGTGAAGAAGGATTAAAAGAACTCGATCTTTTAATCGGTAAACCAATTGATTGGAATCAAAACATTTTACCAAACTGGGGTATTTATTCTAAGGAGGCGGCATGAGATGTTCTAACTGTGACTGTGAAATTCGAGATGATGATGCTCGATTTGCATTTGAAGAACCTTACTGTGAAGACTGCTTTTCCGATCTCTATAACTATTGCTCTGGTTGTGATACTGTAATTCGTTCAGACAGAACTTATTACGATCAAGACGGAAATCCCTTTTGTGAAGATTGCCATGAGAATCAGTATGATGAAGATTGTCCGGATAATCCGGATGTATTCGATTCGGATAGAAAGTTAATACTTGAGCTCTCTCGTAATTGGCTGCTCGGGAAAGAAATCCGTAAAATACTTATCTCAATAAACAAAAAAGATTTTCTTCTTCAGAAGATCCGCGATAAAGTCGGACTCGTCGAATCTTCACTTTATATATTCGGATTGCAAGATAGAGATGAGTATCAACTCTCGGTAAGTCCAAATCTTATTGATCAAGTGAAAGAATTTATTCTCTTCAATGGACTTGATCTAAAAGTAATTGAAGGAATCGGTTGTAATAGATTAGGAATCAGCTACACACTTCGAAAAGAAAATCTTGATCTGGTAGTAAATCTTATCAAACAAATCTCTCAAGTAAAAGAACTCGTCGAAGCATAACAATCACTAAAACAATTCAAAGGAGGAAATACCATGTGCGGTATAATGGGATTCTATTGCTTTGGCGATAAGAAACCAAACAAAGAACATATTACAGAAATGTTTTCCTTGCTGGAGTCACGTGGTCATGATTCTTCTGGCTATGCTTTTATAAACGAAGGACAATTAGTAGTCTCTAAAGCTCCAATTAAATCATCACTCTTTGTAAAGTCCGATGAATGGAAAAAAGTAGAACCGCCGAAGATCATGATACTTCATACTCGCGCAGCGACCCAAGGAGATAATAAGAACAACGTTAATAATCACCCGCTGTTTACAAAACAAGGTGTTGCAATCGTTCATAACGGAATCATCTACAACGACAAAGATATATTCGGAAAGAATCAGAGAAGAGACGGAGAATGTGACAGCGAAGCAATACTTGCAGTGTTATCATCAAAAGGTAAAGGAGATAAAATAAAAAAAGTGTTCGACAGACTCGATGGAAGTTTTGCATTTGCTAGTATCAATAAAGAAGAACCGGAAAAACTAATTCTTGTAAAGAAAGACAATCCTATTGATCTCTATTACGATACAGAAAATGATATTCTTTATTTCTGCTCTGAGAGAAGATTAATGCAAGAAGGGCTAGGACTTAAAACAAAATCACATCGAGGTTTTAATCTTGGTGAGGAAAATTTTCATTTCTATGAGATGAAAAACAATCACGGATTGATATTTAATTCTGAAGGAGTTGAATCTTACTTACGATATCATCCTAA
It contains:
- a CDS encoding DEAD/DEAH box helicase encodes the protein MKDPIGSFETIKENFIRYVKTAFGTKFDGIEKERYALLNSDRVFYRKPWIEPLPDYISSNKCIDDLTLADLGNALNIHEAENFKTLVKTGLFQSTIKLYSHQAEMLKQTLEGNNCIITSGTGSGKTESFLLPLFAQLAKEFTIWQTPLTKPATVNTWWKERSEGGLTTTQIVNTSNFTLSNAARQRQHEKRKAGVRALILYPMNALVEDQMSRLRKALDSDDTRQWLNSNANGNAIYFGRYNGSSPVAGELKKITDNGTVINKRKVNQLVEVLRQIETDSDRVEQYIRTTGKTRNEARELKSFYQRLDGSEMRSRFDMQVAPPDILITNYSMLSIMLMRDIDKGIFDETKEWLACEDLPEAERAAAKPNRIFHLIIDELHLYRGTQGTEVAYLLKLVLNRLGLHPHHPQLRILASSASLESGNKDSKNFICDFFGVSQEHFDRKFKLIEGVNNHVTPFPENGRKLPLNPFKKIAKEFSLAKGNISNTTFIVTCETAATQIATAFNIAQRGSGIEKLLSVITNPSFQLKERLYSPCDDYKAVCSIKANGDDATGKYFAETIFENTTSKEDLQNALRGLLITRALLDEMQFQAIANAIPDERKLPRFRFHYFFRNIEGIWASVKADDIDNDAFADGERTAGKLYSTTRINSERGNRILELLYCDNCGTTLFGGSRLVTRNESGNHSFELLPISPNIEGVPEKTSAKLVEKRSFQEFAVFWACGNQEFTKHDREHGIPVDYWRQTTVNGFNQGNYESNWIPASLNCISGDIDFSHEKANAESNNWIKGYYFTITQNGSNRDIAFPDASGNIDTRETHRALPNVCPCCGLNNQRRRNDSRKVKTTSIRGFRTGFAKTTQMFAKELMYQLPDNESERKLVVFSDSREDAAQIANGIERNHFTDLLREILVSELHTNLMLRFQIVNAFDSGDITKQAEFRLQSQTIFDEVEYLFEKSNYTGTNTNRLREKEDVISKLNEYRSLLINVRELVHITNSVNLAPLIKQFVNLGINPGGNDISLQSKPLNGRFVPWYELINFEREEWNAGISDEFIAEMRDGTFTNLASMFFGSLFYSFESSALGYISINPVLQVITNQANAVAIARNEFMQIVNSTIRILGDKYKHNKVDDADPFNFTAYRELPGQVKKYIRVVAARYSKQETEIGDAVFTTLSTSGLLAGDTGIQIENLFIKVARATDPVWTSPRGSRPHLHFSGGICTYSVTPLKLQPDSVCDDIWEENYLSYNAIKEKRQPIRLHCEELTGQTDDQFERQRHFRNIILPDEGIRQVKTIDLLSVTTTLEVGVDIGALQAVMLGNMPPQRFNYQQRVGRAGRRGQAYSVILTFCRGRSHDEFYFSNPHKITGDSPPTPFLTMNQDRIFKRLLAKEIFRKAYIDESIDITNDEKSSVHGEFGNIGDAQMNWTDYKAQIIHWINNSRTKIEATIDALITPALQVRRNDLITWITDTTGANGLIEKAQSIINNEEIATTDVSEKLAEGGILPMFGMPTTIRNLYHSINNHLEPLSIDRSQSMAIYEFAPGAQKTKDKAIHQVIGFTSDIINTRIHGKETVINARTSNQLPFSLNRWFVRCRACGFFETYSEERKMELEGQNQFDSCPNCGEVNPDKYQRPIKLKSPRAYRTNLSLGSDSKDDSELLLSRPPIFAEKINDPANPDQHQVVNNADLIISDKDVTWRVNTNSDRYFTGKLYNTNNRFPFNSVIGFWFNNQWLVNDLAVNSNSNGYSIFVQNNAAGQDEQIALASNKKTEIFRIAPATISLELDLNMFSRETDLPHIKAQSNGVRSGYYSAAFLLQRILADKLDVDPTEIEIADISMKTLDDGTDRKIAEIILTDELPNGSGFVRYLYNNFQNILDEAINPLDPNNYLGKIHTHAHQYGCKDACYDCLKVYRNMNYHSLLDWRLGLAMMRVMSDSTYVCGTDGNFNDYIELRDWLVFATELRDSFFSSFYSNSETAERGEIHGLPVIFFYGKNKRNVIMIVHPFWDLRNIREANWLAETKAEIDEYTSSRNGTVSIVDTFNLHRRPGWCYEKLVNR